The following nucleotide sequence is from Pseudochaenichthys georgianus chromosome 17, fPseGeo1.2, whole genome shotgun sequence.
AAACAGTTTCAATCTGGTTAAACCGCTCTGTTATGTGATTTTTTAAATATCCTTTTCACGCGGTCCACCAAGGCATGAGGACAACGAGTTAAAAGAGCAAAACTGTTGCATCTTGCTCAATTCAAGCGAGCAGTCTGGTTTTACATTTGGacctttcaaataaaaaaagcttTATGGAGCAGCAGCGGGGCATCTGTAGCTTCACCCCGGGTGGGTCCGCAGGCTGCGGGACTGGGGTCTCCACCGGTCAGCCCACCATGCGTTTGTGCATCACCTCGACCACCGGCAGCCCGGTGGAGCTCACTGTGCCCCTGGGAGAGACTGTGGAGGGACTGAGGACTCACATCTCCCATAAACTTAGACTGGAGACTAACAGAATCGTCCTTCTGTTTAGAGACAGGTGAGTAATTTCTCATGTTGAATAAAAGACATGTTTCTCCGTCAGTTCTCTTTGGTATATTGTGTATGCTGATTGTATATTGCATGCTGACTGTTTAATGTGTATATGGCAGGCAGCTGACTGCAGGCAAACTGGTGGACCTGGGTGTAGCAGATGGAAGCAAACTGACCCTGGTCCCTGCCATTGAGGCTGGTTCAGCGGTAAGTAGGCCGGTGTACATCTCACCAGTGGAGGACAACTAAATACACATTATAGAGTATGGTACTCAAGTAAAATATTAAGGTACTTTACAGctatatttattttctgttactTTGCATTTCTACTTCATTACAACTCAGGATTGGTAAATGTTCCTGTTGTCTCCTCTACATATTAAGTTACTTTGCAAATTAAGATTAACAATATAATTGACAGATACATTATGTATTAAGATAAGACTTGATTGATCCCTTTCACAAGCTACTTTTATTATCTAAAGAAAAAGGCTATATAAAAAATTCACAAATTCACAAACTGCAACATTAAATCACTGCTTCTTACACTATGGAGAAACACACTGCACTTACTTCATGAACACATTTAATCACACTTCATTTAGTGATGTCATGTTGATATTTTTGTACTGCAGTGCTCCACTGCCAGAGCTGAGAGAACCATAATGGACGTCTTGGAAAGTTTACCAGAAATCAAGGTAAGATAAACGTATTTTCAATGCCATTCTGTTGTTAACACTTGTTGAATGCATGAATGAGGCGTTTCCTTCAAAGAACTCATTCTGAGGAAGTGAAGCTGCATGGTGTTAATTGAACAGCTGTATGATTGAGCTGTCAGGGGAAAAGAAAAGCATACACATTCTTGTTTTAATGTTTCGAGGAAGACATGCATACACATGCAAACATCCTTAACAAAGGCATTTCACACCTGATTACTGACAGTCATACAGAATCCTCCCCACACACAAACATTTGAAGACATGTAATTCAATATATCCATGTAGACTGAAATGTTCATAAAAACAAAGTGAGTTCAGGAGGCTGTGCTGTTAACAGATACACCATGCTGCTCTtctgttttgtttctgacaaAGTCGTTTCCTTGCTGTTGCCACAGTATACATGAGTGCCAGCAAAACCTTAAAGATTGTCCATTTATCTCTGAAGTAACTTTTTCTATCCTGCAGATCAGTGACTTCCTGTCTGGGCGCTCGCCTCTGACCATCAACCTGGGAGTCGGAGCCCAAACGATGTATGTGCAGCTCCAGCTTACTGCACAGAACGTGGCCGATCTGAGAGCTGGGGGAAGCAGTGAGCTTCAAACTGACCTGCCTGCTGCCACCATGACGAGCCCCCCTAACCCCTACACCAATACCCCAGGATCCACCTCACCTGTTTCCCAAACATCAAAGTCTTCTGTCTCCACGTCCTCGATCCAACTGAGCTCTCAAAGACACAAAACGTCCTTTAACTCAGCAGCTCCCCCCTCCCACTCCCTCACCACAGCTCTTCCACATGAGGTCTTTACTCCCCACTCAACACACACATCTCCTTCTGTTCTTTCAACCCCTTCTTTGCCTTCTGGTAGTCCACATCCCAGCTGTCCAGCACCAACAGCCACACCGGTCTGTCATCCTGCTCCAACCGGCTCCATCCCTGGACCCCACAGCCCAGCGCCAGCCTCCACCTTCACAGAGGTTAGCTCTATAAGTCTACTGCATTATGTGCTTGTCATTATCTTTAAATCATGTGATTGTGTATTACCATATGTCGATACCTGATTTCAATGCAATATAATTAAATCGTAGGAAGAGAAATTATCATAATCAAGTTTTGCCCTGCCCTTATTACAATGCTTAGTCATAGTTTCACCACTATGCCATAACAAGCTGTTCCAAATATGGTCTTTTTAACAGTTATAGTTTTTACCCCTAGTAATGGATGGTAAAAAACATGTGTTCTTTCTGTTTTACAGAGTAATGTTCATGCCTCATCCACGTCAGAGCTGTGTAAGCAACCAGGAGCTGTCATAGAAAGTCTTGTGAGCCACTCTCCAGGTGTCTTCTCCGGGACTTTTTCTGGTAAGTGAGTGAGTTAACATAACAGCGCAATCATTTTCCATTATTTTAATCGAGATGGACAGAGAATAATATCGTATAAATCCCCACAGAAGTGCTGATAGGCCTATAATTGAAATCCCAATTATATACAATAACTAAACATAGACAATAAATTTACTTAATTGTATACATTAACCATGAGACTAAAGATAGGGAATACTCTTTAGTTATATAAACTGTACAATGATAGTGTTATTTTCTATCCTACATTATTACTATAAGTCAAATATATAATCTTGTATTCTGCAAGGTACAGAACTGTCCTTCgatataaaaacacaattaaTTTCAAGGAGGGCAGAAATGTATTAGCTCAATTGTGTTTTCTGGGTGTTCAACTAACAATTATATTCTTTAATTGAGGTATCTGCATTATTGATGAGCTGATTAATAACTTTGCTTATGAAATAGTAAAATGATTATAATAGCCCAAGAAGAAGTGTTCAGATTGCTTACTTCATTTGACCAGCTATTTAAAATATCTTCTATTTTATGGAAAAGATGAACAGCTAGTTATTACATTTGAGCAGCTGGAAGAGTAAACAGATAAACATTACTATACCAATTATTTGAGTATTATATTGCTTTATCTTAATCCACTATTGTTATTGATGCAGATCCAATGTGTGCAGTTTTCTTATTCTCACTTGGTATCCCATCAGGCTCTCTGGCCCCTTGCAGTCAGACCGGCATCAGCCATTCTCGACGAGGCTTTGGCATCATTCTCCAGATCCTCCAAGACCTCCTCAGAGCGGCCTTTCTCCACCAGGGGGCTCAACCTGCCCCTCCTCATCTCCGTTGTCCTAATATGAACCCTCCTTCCGGCCCACTGCTCACAGCAGAGCAGCCAAGCAAAGCAAAAAGCAAAACACTGGTCACCCAGAGGGCAGAGCACAGTAAAACCCAAGGTGATCACATGATATTATACACTTGAATACTGCATGATTTGCTGGAGGCTGCATTCATAAATACATCCCCTTTTTATCCATCTATGCCTGCTACTTGATGTTACTCCCTTTATCTCTGCCACATATTTCCATTActttgctttatttttttatttattctccgTTGTACTAAAATATATTACCTGAAGATATACCGACCAGGAATATATGTAAAAGCATTACAAAGACAGATTAAAAAAGACATAAAGCAACTACAAAAATTGCAAAACAACCCTCAGATTAGCACAATAAGAGGGCAGTTCAACCACAAAGGCACACAATACAATCAACTAAATTGTCCACTAAGGGGCATAAAAGACCaaaagagacacaacatgactaTAAATAAATGCagaacaactacaaagagacacaaaattaCTACCAAGAGACACAATATGACCAAAAAAGGTACAAAATGATCGAGATAAGAGGCACATGTACCTGGGGATACAAAAATGACCTAAAGAGACACACAAAGAAGAACCATTATTAATCCTGCTTCTATTGCTTTTGTAAGAGAGATGGGCCTTTGCCTGTCTGTCCCATCATCTGCCCCCTGGGGCCCATTGTCTCATAGTTCAGCCATGCAGGCTTTATAATTAATTTCCACTGGGAGTCAGTGTATAAAGCACTCTCGTCTTTACTCTTCTACAACTCAAACTCACATCTCCTGCATATACATAGATGTAATTATTTACACCAGAACATACCAACCAATAACGTTCTCATTGTGCAGCATGTCTAACAAATTGTTATTCCCCCCTATTGCAGGTGGGGAGAGTCCCCCCTCATGCTCGTCCACACACGAGAATCAAACATTGCACTGTAAGCTGGAGCGCCTGCAGCACTTGATGCTTCAGAGGCGTCTTCGCAGGCGGACTCGCAGGAACTCGCAGACGTCTCACCCATACCAGCACCATCGCCATCGTCCCTAGTCTCCTGCAGGGAAGATATCCTCTCACTGTGATCGCTGTGGCAGCTTTCTGGTGTCAAAAGAAGCCAATCTGTAGACCAAAGCTGACCTCTGAACTTGTGGACTTGTTTAAGAGACTGAACGTTGTCACTATTTTTACACTCTGAGCAGTTCTAAAGAATGTATTTCCAAAATGTCTGTGGAGCATGACTCCTGTGCTGTCCCTGTGCCGAGTATTCATCCGAGTCTGTCCTCCACTGACATCGCTCTCATTGTCAAGAATGTACATTTTCATGATATACATTTTGGTGTTTGTACAAAGCGTactatgtgtttgtttgtttatttcaatGCCTTAAATGTCCATGTCCACTCTATGTTTGGTTCTGTGCTGAGGATGTTCCtcttaaatgttttacttaTGCAATATATTAAGTGTAAACACAAAGAAGGgaaaagaagaataaagaaaaaccTTCAAAACAAAGAGTTGTCTTTGTCAAGCCCACTTTTGAGGATGTGTGCTGACTAAAATGTTCTGCACACATGACTGCGATTGCTGATGTGAAACAGGGTTGGTTGTGTGTGAGGCCTGCAGACATGGGTGATCCTATTGGGCCAACACCCCCAAAACACAAATGAAATCAGAataaaaaagagaactagaccaAAGAGCGACTCTGGAGGTCATGACCAaatcccccccacacacaaaGGGGAAGAATCATCTGGCTGTAGACCTGAATGTAAATCACAGCAGGTTTGATAAGGACAGTTACGCCACACTCCTTTCCGATTCAGAATGAACCCCCCACCTGCATTCAGGTATGTGAACGGTTCTTCTCTTCCGACATCAACGACTCCACTGCAGGGggtcagtgttttatctttcctTAAACTGCTTTGTTGAAGTACACTGAGAGCAACTATCTTAAAAGCTGTGTCAAACTCCTTGtgtacacacactcaaacaagtAGTTTTAGTGAACAGTGACTGCTTTAATGTTGACATGGGTGCACATACTATCGACTGATTAAATAACATAAGATCATATTACTTCACAAAAATCAGAGAATGAACAATATATTTGAAAAAAACATGGAATAAGTTACTAAAATCTGCCTTCCAACATCAAACAGCTCACTATGAACGTGTTATATCGTGTTTGCTTTATCACACATACTCAGGTTCATACAAACAAAACACCAAACCATTCAAAAATGTAGATCTTTATATATTGAAATATGTTTTTACCACAAGTAAAATGTATGACTAAATATAActaatacatatatgtataaccTATTGGATCTTCTGACTGCTGCTGAGAGGAAGCAACTATactgataaaataaaaataccagctcaatatttcacacactattaatgTTGCCACTTCCTACCTTATTACTTTAATATGTTAACTTACGTTTTCTAACGCTGCTAATTATTTTGTTCAATTATCGTTTATTTGATTAACATGTGCTTGCCTCTTTCTTTTATATGTTATTCTTCTACTCTACTAATCTTATACTAACTTTTGTTTAGATAGCTGACTCCTgttatataaatatacagtCAATGGTTATTTGGATTGGCCTGGATGTCCCCACCGGTAGGTAGGGGGCGGTATGGACCCTGTAGGTCTCATGGTGCCGCAGAAGAAGACTCAGCGCTCAGCACAGCTGAgctccctcctcctccctcatTCGACCTGCAGCCCGTTCAGCATTCACTTGTCCCTGCTACTGAAAGGGTAATTGCTATTTCAATACAATTAATGACATGTATTCACGATGAATTTACTTCGCAAATGTTGCATTCACTAGGCATAACTTACTTTTGATACTCTATTAAATCGAATGCATTCCCAGCACAAGCTTGTCAaacagtttaaaatgtattgtatcGAGTTGATTTAGGTTGGAATACAGGTGAACATCGGTATTAGGACTAATGTTTTGATTTTGAAGTTATGTAAGATATTGTGGCCTGTCACCGCATTCCGAGCTGTCAGTTGACAGAAGTGGGGCTTCAGCTCCGCGATACAAAATGGCGCCGAGAGTGAAAGTGCTGGCTACCTAATCCTATCACATAAGGGCCAACACGCTCAGGCGCCTGCGGCCTAGCTGAGAATACAGCTATAAATGGTGGCCGTGCGTTACATTTGAGAAAATGCACAAAAAAATGTCATGATTAGCGTGTGTACGGTTAATTGGTATTTATTGTATTGTTTGACACCAAGAATATCGTTTTGTGGTTAGGGTTTGCCGATTACCTACTTTCGTTTTGCCTTACCAGACAATATTTGCCAATGTTGGAAATAAGTTTTTAACAGTAATGTGTAAATATTaacgtttttatttattttttaaagatgtcGGACGAAGGTAAATTGTTCATCGGAGGACTGAGCTTCGAGACCAACGAGGACTCTCTGGCCGCAGCTTTCGAAAAATATGGAACCATCGAAAAAGGTATAGTAGGCTATttaccagtggcggttctagaccaatttgaccgGGGGGGggcactggggggccagttattttctgaggggggcacaataaatgcaggacgaaaaagagaactagacagtatgaagtaattgcgtataagaaaacaatgcaatacagttattggtatttgtttcagtacacttatttattttagcttcagcttaagttatagtacaatttttgcactaacaccatatgatatttatataaaaataaaggcaatgaacagttacatctctactttacatctacAATTACACAGATATAGTTTAACTCACCTTCAATTATCGTGGTAGTCTCTCGAAATGTATATTTCAATCAGTCTTTCTTGGATGCAACAGCCTCTGATGATCCGAGAtgaaaagtgtttgtttttcgCGCGCTTCAGCCGGACAGTGAAAGTGAGTGCACCACTCTAATGGATCCtgagtgcaccgctctaatgggtccgactagaatgacgaataacgttagttccgcctattccgtcattcaataaatcgtgtaataaatcatacatttttcatttttaggggggtcagaggtcagtgttaggggggcactgcccccccctagaaccgcccctgctaTTTACTGTTACAGTTATACATACTTTTacagttatacatatatttatctttttaaattataaatatatgtaatctttttattttatttcaattctagaaaatgttgttttaaatattaATTTCCCCCCGTTCCTCTTTCCCATTAGTGGATGTGATCAGAGACAAAGAAACGGGGAAGTCTCGCGGTTTCGGCTTCGTGAAATACGATAATTCAGAAGATTCTAAAGATGCACTTGACGGCATGAACGGCAAGGTAAACATAATTTCACAAAATACCCCTGCTATCAACGTGTTTGCAATCAGAATAACTTTATTCTCCCACAGTAGGAGGCATGCATAACATTTTAAAGATAGAAATTACACAAATTACTTTTTTGGAAAAATACACATCCAGGTGGAAACAAAGACTAtaagtaattataataaatacataaaaaattgGAGAAAGTATTAATCACTTGTCATTTTAATAGTTTTTACTCTCCACACATGTTGGTTTCTTAATATTAACAGTTTTCTTAATGATTGCCACATTTGTAAATTGTCATTTCTTTAAAAACACGATTGCCATGTATTGCAGACTCTGGATGGACGGTGTATTCGCGTGGATGAAGCCGGAAAGGGTGGCCGCACCAGAGGAGGAGGTTACAATTCTGGCCAGAGAGGACAGCGAGGTGGATTCAGCGGGCGTGGGAGAGGTGGACGAGGTTACTCCAGAGGTGGACACTAGTTGTCTGCTTGTCTTTAGCATGTTCTGTTAACTGTTCATGCTTCTGCCCTGTTGGTCAATCATAACCTTGTGTTTCAGGAGGTGGATACAATGGAGACAGGGGCTATGGTGACAGGAGCTACAACGAAAGAAGCTTTAGTGGAGAGGGGCGATTTGGAAGAGGAGGTGGTGGTGGCGGTGGCGGCCAGTACAGCAGGAGCAGCGGTGGCGGATACTCAAGCTACAGAGACAATAGGTAAGAAAAAGTTGACTTTAAACCAGTTGAGACAAGACCAATTAGCTTGAACCATAGTTAATGTGATtttatattaaatcatttaatttattttcaggGGTCAGGGGTCATACGGTGAACGCTCCTACCGCGATGGATACGACAGCTATGGTAAGCTTCTTTGATATGACGGTGTCTGTTTATGTACACTTATGTTGGGGCtgtttaaagtttttttttaaatggcattataacattaacacataactatttatttttttattaattagtaTAAACatataattagggatgctccgatcgccaattgtGGGGCCAATCGCTGGAATCAGTATATTCCAATTGAGTGGGTGGgggctatggggatcttccatttaaagtgatgtttaaaactcagttaatggggctcattcactggcgcttccacaaacaacaaccaacattattattacattcaaatgaagtacattattcaagtttacattaactttgaataataacacgggagaaatgagcggaagcgctctcttttcctcccccccccccccctctctctctctctcctgacagcctcatgcagctcactgatccagtaatgagtgacccgacagtgaagaataaatatatttataactagtttagctagttctagaggtagataaaatagctaagtgtgttaggtctaactcttagtgtgtcttttgctccgctcaccggtccgtcacagcgggtggagctgcaggatttctgcttcacacacgttgcataccgctattttattgtaattttcggacaccttaaaatactgccagactggtgaagccattttggcgagcttgttttgccgcgcacagagaaaagtgtcatgtattttacgtcatgtgatcggctctcacgatcggcatttttagagagcaccgatcgatcggcagagagtgaatatcggccgatatcgatcggcagagagtgaatatcggccgatatcgatcggcagagagtgaatatcggccgatatcgatcgcCGGTCGATTGATCCTACATACAATATTGATTACACTACACCTAAGGTAACCTGTTTTGGTAGGCTGATTTATACAACACTAGGCCGCATCAAACATTTAATGTAAAAACTTCACAGCCCCAACATATGAAGACATGTATGATGTATGTCCCTCAGTTTTGTACCGAGCCCAACTTGATGCCTCTTTATGCAGTTGCCAAATTTCGCTAGCCCCCCTCCCACAGTCCTACTCTAAAGAGGCTGGCCATCAATTTGAAACACAGAAAACGTCCATATTTTGATATTGCTCGTATCCCATCGTCTGGAGCCcccaatataaaaaaaactgaGGGAGGGTTGAGGGGGTTTTTGTGAAACTCCAGTGTTGGAACTTTCCGTGTCTTTACCTGTGTGCCCACTTCTTATCCTCAGCTGCAAACGAGTAAACATCCTGATTCAAGATCATCACTTGGCTGGCTGTATGTCAAAGATGCGCTCCTCAAGAAAAATGTCCATGTGTTATTGCTGACCTTAGTTTTGTAGTTCTGTTGTGGTAGCTCAAGCATCTTAAAAATATTGTAGCCTTGAGTTTTGGTCATTCCTTAATGAACCATGTTACAAATTACAGTTAAAAACTCTTACCTTGTTTAATTTGACATATTTTTCTTCAAAGGTCCTTTTGTTAACTAAAAGGCATCTGTGTAATCTTTTAATTCTGTAAAGTCCCTATGAGAGGACCGAACACAGATTTCGCTTAACAGCCACAACCATCGCTATAGACTTTTTGTCCAGCACGTAAAGTGTTCCTTTTAGTATTTTATATTGAaatatatgtgacctgctccatcgaaatcagtcgcattgacccgaagacacattttgagttgtatacactgttggaaagaggatattcctagctttctaatgatatcaggattgttgttgtactccaaatattaagcaaaatatgtcacattatataatgactgtcaccgagtcatcattttgagaaaaaggcctttaaagtttcctcttctctggaatccatcgatctgattggttattagtggagcaaatgattaaaatactacggagggaagatattttcgtttagAGGGGatgctcgcgagtgtgtgtgtatacgtgtgtgtgtgtttgtgtaattttgcgtttgtgtgtgttgtgtttgtttccaggggaaaacactcacgagaaacaccggctgttgttatgcctgctgtgacgttaagttactctgttctccgcttgtaattatgccgaagcttcaaagttgtatttatcatctgaatttgccgaaacaagtttaatattctgaaagccaagactttgattatttgaaatcagatgaaaacaaactgtaacggaccctgccgtgttatctatgattactatacgcttacattcataatgtcagccggagggaggggggcggcgctgagGAAGAGCAGggtgcgagtgagagctgtctttttacaagcttaaagaatgtatttatcgtgtgattttggaaataaaagtttcatattctgaaagccaagactttgtttgtttaaaatcaaataaaacaccgaaccctgaaaaaatagtttttcatccacgtttattttgaaatgagccgttgcgacttccgactgatttcgataaagcgggtcacatatacgttggggcttttttttttttcttaacttATTTCCCCTCTCAGTCTCTGTGGCTGACTTCCTCTTGGCAGATTTTTAAACTGAGAACGGAGATCCATTTGCTCTTAAACTGACTTTTGGGGGATTTTGGCTAAATTCCTTGCACTATTTAACTTCATCTAGCTGAGGCGCCTGTATGTTCAATTTCCCAAAAGGGTGAATTCCTTTCAGACTGGTGAACTACACATCCAAAGTGCCCGGCTGTTCATGAAGTTGCAAATTGCAGCATGCTACAGTCTGTCCAAGGTATCTTCTGTGCTCTGCTCAACATCTGCATTTTAAATGTGCTGTCAAATGGACTAATCTTGTTTAAATGATTGGAAAATGTAACTTAGTTTCCCCAAGGTAATATCTCTACCGGGAACAGTTTTGTACTTTATGTTCTTTGTATGATCAACAATTTTCTTTCTTTGTCAGTTTGGCTTCATGGAGCCTATTAAACAGACTGTGGAAAATAACCTTGATTCTTTTGCCTTTCAAAACTACTGCATGGGGGAGTTTAGCCGATAGCTGTAGGCTTATGTAACTGTAAATGCTGCGTGAGAAGTCAACAGCTTGAAGCACTGAAATTGCACATTTTGATTTGGAGGGCAATCTTTAATTGGCAGTTTATTCTACATTTCTAAGAAAGAAATGGTAATTTGAATCTTTTTAAAAGTCCACTTCCAGTCCACAAGCTGCCTGCCTGATCCAAGATTTCAAAATGTAAAGATGGTTTTTGGCCCAGTGCATCCTTAAATGTCTAGAAACCATCAACTAGGCAACTTGATTGTTTGAAGAATAATCTCCTAAAGTGGCACATGTAACGCAGGGAATCATCATCAGTCTGGGTCTGGTCATGTTAATGCTTCATTACGTTCAAGAGGTCAGCTACTTCAAAAACCTACAAGTCCTTGGAGAGTGTTGCGCCTTCCAACAAGTGCTCATCAGAGATGAAAGCTGCTCTCTGGTCAGGTCAAATGTGGAGAAAGTAGGCCAATGCACGTGAGGTAAAAAAAATCTCCTTTTGCTTTGCTCACATCCTTCAAACTCAGTTCTCATTGTTTCCATGAATTC
It contains:
- the LOC117462370 gene encoding midnolin-like, with the translated sequence MEQQRGICSFTPGGSAGCGTGVSTGQPTMRLCITSTTGSPVELTVPLGETVEGLRTHISHKLRLETNRIVLLFRDRQLTAGKLVDLGVADGSKLTLVPAIEAGSACSTARAERTIMDVLESLPEIKISDFLSGRSPLTINLGVGAQTMYVQLQLTAQNVADLRAGGSSELQTDLPAATMTSPPNPYTNTPGSTSPVSQTSKSSVSTSSIQLSSQRHKTSFNSAAPPSHSLTTALPHEVFTPHSTHTSPSVLSTPSLPSGSPHPSCPAPTATPVCHPAPTGSIPGPHSPAPASTFTESNVHASSTSELCKQPGAVIESLVSHSPGVFSGTFSGSLAPCSQTGISHSRRGFGIILQILQDLLRAAFLHQGAQPAPPHLRCPNMNPPSGPLLTAEQPSKAKSKTLVTQRAEHSKTQGGESPPSCSSTHENQTLHCKLERLQHLMLQRRLRRRTRRNSQTSHPYQHHRHRP
- the cirbpa gene encoding cold inducible RNA binding protein a isoform X2, which translates into the protein MSDEGKLFIGGLSFETNEDSLAAAFEKYGTIEKVDVIRDKETGKSRGFGFVKYDNSEDSKDALDGMNGKTLDGRCIRVDEAGKGGRTRGGGYNSGQRGQRGGFSGRGRGGRGGGYNGDRGYGDRSYNERSFSGEGRFGRGGGGGGGGQYSRSSGGGYSSYRDNRGQGSYGERSYRDGYDSYAANE
- the cirbpa gene encoding cold inducible RNA binding protein a isoform X3; its protein translation is MSDEGKLFIGGLSFETNEDSLAAAFEKYGTIEKVDVIRDKETGKSRGFGFVKYDNSEDSKDALDGMNGKTLDGRCIRVDEAGKGGRTRGGGYNSGQRGQRGGFSGRGRGGGYNGDRGYGDRSYNERSFSGEGRFGRGGGGGGGGQYSRSSGGGYSSYRDNRGQGSYGERSYRDGYDSYAANE
- the cirbpa gene encoding cold inducible RNA binding protein a isoform X1; protein product: MSDEGKLFIGGLSFETNEDSLAAAFEKYGTIEKVDVIRDKETGKSRGFGFVKYDNSEDSKDALDGMNGKTLDGRCIRVDEAGKGGRTRGGGYNSGQRGQRGGFSGRGRGGRGYSRGGGYNGDRGYGDRSYNERSFSGEGRFGRGGGGGGGGQYSRSSGGGYSSYRDNRGQGSYGERSYRDGYDSYAANE